Proteins encoded in a region of the Panicum hallii strain FIL2 chromosome 3, PHallii_v3.1, whole genome shotgun sequence genome:
- the LOC112886140 gene encoding uncharacterized protein LOC112886140, whose protein sequence is MPPPPLVVPATALPAARLARVMAASSGSGGAPPRRVRRGKPGFSRRSAIKKSFHQEQVVFSTPVPADPTVAVIGGGASGLACASALAARGVRSVVFDTGMHGLGGRMATRFVDGGEQLVFDHAAQFFTASDERFQRLVDEWLDRGLVREWSGLIGELDAGGRFRPIPSSTPRYIGVNGMRSLADAMLPETDMIKVVRPCWISKLEPFNGLWRLFENEKPRGEYDAIVIAHNGKCANRLLSTSGLPLLTKQMKRLELSSVWALLAAFEDPLPIPHNDSHGVFEGAFVRDVDSLSWMGNNTRKLFPMQTGTPECWTFFSTAAYGKRNKVPQENIPKITAEKVKEDMLGGVEHALGLSKGSLHQPIYTRVQLWGAALPMNTPGVPCIFDPLGRAGICGDWLTGSSIEAAILSGTSLANHIANYFVSHGERPEEFGIGLHENLNKVEGHDIGQFPGIDSQKPQVAQAQKPLVAQAQLTPSI, encoded by the exons ATGCCGCCGCCTCCCCTCGTCGTCCCTGCCACCGCGCTCCCGGCGGCCCGCCTCGCCAGAGTGATGGCCGCCTCCTCCGGCAGCGGAGGCGCGCCCCCGCGGCGGGTGCGGCGCGGGAAGCCCGGGTTCTCGCGGCGGTCGGCCATCAAGAAGAGCTTCCACCAGGAGCAGGTGGTGTTCTCCACGCCCGTCCCCGCCGACCCCACCGTCGCCGtcatcggcggcggcgcctccgGACTCGCCTGCGCGTCCGCGCTCGCCGCCCGCGGCGTCCGCTCCGTCGTCTTCGACACG GGGATGCACGGCCTAGGGGGCAGGATGGCGACCAGATTCGTCGACGGCGGCGAGCAGCTGGTGTTCGACCACGCGGCGCAGTTCTTCACCGCGAGCGACGAGAGGTTCCAGAGGCTGGTGGACGAGTGGCTCGACAGAGGGCTGGTCCGTGAGTGGAGTGGCTTGATcggcgagctcgacgccggTGGCCGTTTCAGGCCCATACCTTCGTCGACGCCGAGGTACATCGGTGTGAACGGGATGCGCTCACTTGCAGATGCAATGCTGCCTGAG ACTGATATGATTAAAGTTGTGCGGCCTTGTTGGATAAGCAAACTTGAGCCGTTCAATGGCCTGTGGCGCTTGTTTGAGAATGAAAAGCCTCGTGGTGAATATGATGCAATTGTGATAGCTCATAATG GGAAATGTGCCAACCGTCTGCTCTCTACATCAGGATTACCATTGCTTACAAAACAGATGAAG AGACTAGAGCTCAGTTCTGTCTGGGCACTCCTTGCAGCATTTGAAGATCCTCTTCCTATCCCACATAATGATTCTCACGGAGTGTTTGAAGGAGCGTTTGTAAGAGATGTTGATTCTCTCTCTTGGATGGGCAACAATACCCGTAAACTTTTTCCAATGCAGACGGGTACACCTGAGTGCTGGACATTTTTCAGCACTGCTGCTTATGGAAAGCGAAACAAAGTCCCGCAG GAAAATATCCCAAAAATCACAGCAGAAAAAGTTAAGGAAGACATGCTTGGAGGAGTAGAACATGCTTTGGGGTTATCCAAAGGATCTCTTCATCAACCAATTTATACAAGAGTGCAGTTGTG GGGTGCAGCTCTGCCCATGAACACTCCAGGAGTACCATGCATATTTGATCCCCTTGGACGAGCAGGCATTTGTGGTGACTGGCTTACAGGTTCAAGCATAGAAGCAGCAATTTTAAGTGGAACGTCTCTTGCAAACCAT ATAGCTAATTACTTTGTGAGTCACGGTGAAAGGCCCGAAGAGTTTG
- the LOC112887500 gene encoding E3 ubiquitin-protein ligase ATL4-like, giving the protein MERLIASLPLFTMASALAALPKNSPDCAVCLAAFEPDAGLRLLPACRHAFHAACIDAWLRTNPVCPICRGAVSLPLPPLPAAAAGQEPLGSRAGSRRSFRFELGSVSNRHSSCAAGGDDHRRTYSLGGSFDYRVDEEVEAIVSRIVRPAAAARLSTAAPAASAAPGEALAEAVGSRGWLGEYLDRVAASALSLSGRWSGRLSQGRRSHSLRHDEWRRQDPAAAKSATPAAVTAPGEEALAEAAGSRGRPGPGELRDRDNLTPSASSLSGWWSQGHRRDESWRWDPEAACRAPREEEREPALVALGRWIFGF; this is encoded by the coding sequence atGGAGCGCCTGATCGCGTCGCTGCCCCTGTTCACCATGGCGTcggcgctggcggcgctgcCGAAGAACTCCCCCGACTGCGCGGTCTGCCTCGCGGCGTTCGAGCCCGACGCCGGGCTGCGGCTGCTCCCGGCGTGCCGCCACGCGTTCCACGCCGCCTGCATCGACGCGTGGCTCCGCACCAACCCGGTCTGCCCGATCTGCCGCGGCGCCGTCTCGCTCCCGCtcccgcccctccccgccgccgccgcgggccagGAGCCGCTCGGCTCGCGGGCGGGCAGCAGGAGGAGCTTCCGCTTCGAGCTCGGCAGCGTCAGCAACCGCCACTCCTCCTGCGCAGCGGGCGGCGACGACCACCGGCGCACCTACTCGCTCGGCGGCTCCTTCGACTACCGCGTCGACGAGGAGGTCGAGGCCATCGTGTCCCGCATCGTccgccccgcggcggcggccaggctgAGCACCGCGGCCCCAGCGGCGTCGGCTGCCCCCGGCGAAGCTCTGGCGGAGGCGGTGGGGTCCCGCGGGTGGCTGGGCGAGTACCTCGACCGCGTCGCCGCCTCGGCGTTGTCCCTCTCCGGGCGGTGGAGCGGGCGGCTGAGCCAGGGCCGCCGCAGCCACAGCCTCCGGCACGACGAATGGCGGCGCCAGGATCCGGCGGCGGCCAAGTCGGCGACGCCAGCCGCGGTGACAGCCCCTGGCGAAGAAGCCCTGGCGGAGGCTGCGGGGTCCCGCGGGAGGCCGGGGCCGGGAGAGCTCCGCGACCGCGACAACCTCACCCCCTCGGCGTCGTCCCTCTCCGGGTGGTGGAGCCAGGGCCACCGGCGCGACGAGTCCTGGCGGTGGGACCCGGAGGCGGCGTGCCGTGCGCCGCGGGAGGAGGAGCGGGAGCCGGCGCTCGTGGCCCTGGGCCGGTGGATCTTCGGCTTCTAG